The Setaria viridis chromosome 2, Setaria_viridis_v4.0, whole genome shotgun sequence DNA window CACCAGACatgggaagcggcggcggcgaggaggcttCGGCTGCGGGGGGAGGGAAGGTGGCGTGCGCGGCGTGGATCCGGCGCCGGgacgagaaggcggcggcggcgcgggtgttCGCGGCGCACGCCCGGGCGGGTGCGGCGGGCTCCCTTCCCGCGGTCGAGGTGCTCGGCTTCGACTCCAAGGAGTGCTCCCTCTCCCCCGAGCCCCTGGTGCGGAAGCGGCCCATCCATCCTCGGTTCGCTTGGCCAGGAATTGGCTATGTTTGACCTCAAGAGTCGGTTGCGTTGCAGGCGAGGGCCGTGCtcggggagggcggcgcgggcgacgcgCCGCACGGCATTGCGGTGCACCCCGCCGGCGATGAGCTCGTCTGCGCCACGGCCAAGGGCTGCAGGTGCGTCATTCTGCTCCTCCCCTTCATACTGGTTGTTGGTGCTGCTGCTTGTAGGTGGTGAAATTTTAAGGTGCGTGGGGAGAGGGCGTTTCTCTTGGAGATGGATTGGGTGGGTGTGGGATCGATTGCCCACTGCTCGCTCACGATTTCCGTTTTTTTTGTCCATTTAGGTTCTTTCGAGTGCAGTGTTCGACCGTGGTTCTGTGAATTGAAATTGCAATGATCTTCTTTGCCGATTGGTGGTACTTAGGGGTTGGGGGTGTGGAATTCAGATTGACTTAGATGGTTTCTCCGGTTAATTGCTCAAGTGATGGCTGATTTGCCACTTTAGGGAGGCTCAATTAAGGCTCTGTTTTGGAAACCCCTAGAGCATCCTCTAATCGGTTGTTGCTGAATTTTACTTGTACTGTAACATTATTATGGATAAAATGTTGTGCTGAATTGAGTATAATTTGGATGATTTTGAGTCACATTTTGTGGCACTAGATTTTAGAGAGATCAATTTATTGCTTGTGAAAGCACTGATATCTGGACACTCCTTGCAAGTGCTTTCTCAAAATTAGCATTCCTTATCAGTCTTTTGCAGTACCGCATTACCAAATGGTCAAACCTCAAAATCCTTAAATAGATTGATCTCAGATGCAATTGCGTAATGGATTTTCATGGAATTAGTTGGGATCATAAATTATTCATACACAATTCTCCTCCTGCTAGTTTAATTATGTAAGAAATGCATGGCTTGTAATCTGCGACATATAGGTAATGCTTACACTTTgagtttttcaagttttagtaaATCTAGTATTGCTAGCAACATCTATGGATTTATAAGATCATGCGATACAAAATCATAGGTGAATGAAAAGTTATTGTAATTTATCCTTATAGCTATACACATTTTGTAACTTCATGTCATCTAATTGTGATTGGTCATCAATTTTACAACACACTGCTGGCTAATTTAAAGCAGGCTTAATTTAGTTAATGGCCTAGCATAAGTGCAATAGAAATATTCTTCCTCACTTTTCCTTGTTAATCAAGTCAGTTCacatttatttctttctttttacttttGATTATATTGATATTGAAAACTTCTTTCTTCGCTTTTCTGCATACTCTTATCAATTCCATGACTTCATTATCATACCGTCTCTCGAAACTATAGGTTATTCAAACTGATTTTTGAAGAGTTCACCGTTCGCATTATTCCAAGAGATGCCCCACCTCTAGAATCTGTTGGACCACAGAAGTGTCTTGCTTTCAGCACAGATGGTGCCAAATTTGCCATTGGTGGAGAGGTATGGATTTGTATTATATTGATATCTGCATTTTGTGGGATCAAAGATTTTTTCTcaattttctatttcttttttgcatTCCTATTGTTTGCTATACAGGCTAAGTAGAAAGTTGTCAGCAGTAAGATGTTTTTAATTACTCTGTTGCATTTAAAATCATTTTTTATACATGCTGTGAAGAATATTTCTTGCAACCGCTTCATTTTGTTGTAATCCTATTGTTCAATGCAGTGACCTGCCTGATAGCAATACTTTTATAGCTGAATCTCATACTCTCATACCATTGACTACTTATGGTTCTTGTTCTTTTGTACACCACTGTAGGATGGACATCTCAGAATATTCCATTGGCCAACCATGAATGTGCTCTTGGATGAGCCTAAAGCTCATAAGTCCTTCCGAGACATGGATATCAGGTTAGAACAAGCTTAAAGCATTACTTTTGTTTTTCATTTATTGTTCACCAAAGAATGCCAGAAATATCATCATTAGATTAACTAAATGTTTATGTAAATGGACACACTCACTAGAGCATAGAACTGATAATGTAGTTAGTGTACCAGAACCTTTACCTTAAGTGTTACTATTTCTGGTTACTGGTCACTTTAATCATCACCAACTGATACAATATTGGTGCCTTTTCTCTTTTAGCTTAGACTCGGAGTTTCTAGTTTCAACATCCATTGATGGATCTGCAAGAATATGGAAGATAGATGAGGGCACACCACTGGTTAATTTGACTCGATCCTCGGTATGCTACGATAGATTTCTAAAATTTACATTTACTTGTTAAAATGGTTGAAATTTTGACTCTTGtttcccccttttttctttGTATGCTTACAGGATGAGAAGATCGAGTGTTGTCGCTTTTCTAGAGATGGCATGAAGCCATTCCTGTTTTGCACAGTTGCAAAAGGTGCGCTTTTAATTGAACCTGAGAATTATGTGTATTCAGAATTTAAGACAGGCTGGTTTTGACTTCTGTGTTCATTCCTGGAGCAGGTTCCAAAGTTGTTACTGTTGTCTGGAACATAAGTGATTGGAAGAGAATTGGGTACAAAAGACTTCTGGGAAAGCCTATCTCCACACTTTCAGTAAGCTTGGACGGAAAGTATCTGGCATTGTGAGTGGATAAAATACTGCTTCTACTGTCATAATGAACTGCTGTTATGTGAGTCCATTTAGCATTTCTAGGGACATCTACACCTGCCAGGTGTGGAATTAACATACTTCAGACTTCAGCATTGCCTAGTtaactctttctttttctcttaaAGAATTTAGCCTATTTTTCAGTATGACTCTGCCTTCTTGTATATCTGATTATGTGTTCAACTCGAATATAATATGTTGACTTACAGTGATTGTCTCTGAAACATTAGTCATACAATCCGATAACAAGTGAATCTTGTTGGCAAGAGCATTATGTTACAATTCACAATGGAGAGGAAGTCATACTATCTAGTTTCGATTATCACTTCATAACTATGTGATATTTTGTTGCCATCTACATACAAATCTGTATCATTATTCACAAGGATCTGTATTTCTTTCAGAGGAAGCCATGATGGTGACTTCTGTGCTGTTGATGTAAAGAAAATGGAAGTTTCTCACTGGAGCAAGAAGGCTCATCTTGGTTCCCCAGTCACATCCATTGAGTTCTGTCCTACTGAAAGGTAACTATAGCTTGGTGCTGTATAGATTGGTAGTTTTGATGGGTATAAGTAAGGCATCCTTGTTTATTATTCATCACTAGGTAGGTGGCATAGTATAATGTCATGATTGCATACATGGCTTAAGTATGCTTACCAAGTATTTATTGTTTAGAAGCACCAACGAGTGCCTGAATCTTTAAGCCCTGTTCCAATATGTGGCCTTCAAATACTGTGTAGTTCAGCCTGAACAGACTGCAACTTAGTATGGATTTCTCCTGCTAGGTTGGCATGAACTCTAAAATACATTGAACTCACTTTTGTCATCCAAATTTAGGAATTTCTCCTAATACCATTACTGCTGATATTGCAGGGTTGTAATCTCCACATCCAATCAATGGGGAGCAGAGCTAACGAAACTGAACGTGCCTGCTGACTGGAAAGGTAAACATTACATGCCCAACTGCTATTTAGGCCTTCTGTCCTGTGATATGGGTTTGTAACCGATCTCCTGTTCCTGTTTCTTTTTCGTCGGCAGAATGGCAGGTCTGGCTCGTGCTCCTGGCTCTCTTCCTGGCATCTGCCGTTCTGTTCTACATGTTCTATGAGCGCTCGGACTCATTCTGGAAGTTCCCCATGGGGCGGCACCAGCCGGCCAAGCCCTGGAGCGTGCTGAAGGAGTCCCCTCCGGTCCCAGAGGACCAGACTCCATGGTGATGTTTTGCATTACACCATCCACGTTCAGGGATTCTTTCCGAAAGTTTGTGTCGAGTGTTGTTTATCTTTGACTGTTGTACCACTACGCTTTTCCTCTGATGATCTGACCACACAAGTCTGTAACCGCGTATTGTGATAAACTGATAATTCAGAACCAGGCGGTAGTAATCGAACACTTTCTGTATACGGGGACTTGCTATATGATTCTGGATTCTAATTTTGCTCAAAGCAGATCGTGAGTGTTGTGGTTTTGCTTCCTGTTGGTGGGAGGTCATTACTCATTAGTAAACGCTGGTGCCGTGCGCTCTTCCCCTTTGAATCTAACTTTTGCAGATAAGCATTTGCTGcctaagggcttgtttggatagaaGAGTATTAGGGTGGAATGAAGGAGATTgagtctaaaatgaactaatttctcCTCCAATCCCTCCCATTCCACTCCAATCCACTGTTACCCAAAGCTGATTTCGATGGAAACCTTAATGCAATCTGATAGAAGATGAATAAGCTGATTTCGATGGAAACCTTAATGCAATCTGATAGAAGATGAATTTCACGCAATAGTATATTGTATTCAGCTGAAAGCTGAGGTTACAATACATAGGACCCTATCAAAGACTACCTCAACCACCCGGACTTATGGAAATAGAATTACTCGTGTAGGCATGCTAGCTAGGCTACAGCCGTGGACACGACGGGGAGAGGAGAGGCTCGCTAACACTCGTTGCTTACGACAAAGGGTAGTTGCAATGCTCAACACTCGCAATAATATCATAACATGTGAAATGCTGACCTTATTTTGTCTACTATCTATTCTGAATTTCTTAGATCTCAGTGCTTCGAAAAGTGCTAGGTGCTAGGTTGGCGGTGAAAGTCCTAGCTCTTATGCGATTGTTTTGTCAAATAGAGAAATTTGACATATTAAACAAAGAATTTAACATTATAGACGACCATCCATGAGTTTTACAGCTATAATTTATTATCTTCCGTATCTAATTCCCCCACTTTCATATGTTATTAAATTAAGCCTTAAATGTTTTAAGTGGAAAAACGCCTAGGTAAAATACCTAGGGGCTAAGCGAGGTGGTGATGCTCTGCCTAGCGTGTAGATAGAGGTTGGCGTCACCTTTTGAAACAGGACAAACTCCCAAATTCTACATTCCAAAAATATATATTCGGAATCCTTgtaatacctttttttttttggtcctAACAGAGTACAATACAGTGTTAGAAATGATCGATAATGTGCGGTCTTTGCATAGCAGCGAAGAGGGAGTATAAACCAGAGTACGATGCAATGTTAGAAAATGATCGATGACGTGCAGTCTTTGCATAGCTGCGCAGCATCCCTGCGGTAATTGTAGTCGGACAACGAATGTCAAATCCACTCCCAATCAAGTTATCCCCGATTCTTGTCGAAAGATCAGGAGCAAACCCTCACGGGTTCCATCTCCGACAATGTTAAGCTTCTTCAGCGCCAGAATACAGAGGTTTTTGGGGCATCCATGGTGCCCCTCATCGACCTCTCCTTCTCATTCCTGACCAAGGTACTGCTCGGGAACCTGCACATCTTCCTCCCATGACTTGTGCAACGGGATCATCTTTGGCAGGACCCCATAGATCATGCTTATGACTCCCCAGACTTGTCAGAGTCGTTTGCTAATTTTCTCTATTCTTGTGGGTCAGATGTGTGAAACAACTGTGATAATAGGAAAAttaaatctctctctctctctctctctctctctctctctgtgtgtgtgtgtgtgtgtgtgtgtgtgtgtgtgtgtgtgtgtgtgtgtgtgatctTTAAGACTCTCCGAACTTGTGAAGTCAGTTTGCTGATTTGCTCTGTTCTTATGTGTGTGGGATGTGAAACAACCGTGAGAATAGCAAAAAATTGTGTGCCCGCTCGTGTGTGcacgtgcgtgtgtgtgtgcgtgtgtgtgcgcGCGGGTGTGGCGCACAAGTGAGAGAGTGGAGTTAGGTGGCGCCATTTGAAACAGAGGACAAACTCCAAATCGTACTCTTTGATTTCAATAATAAAAATTCAGAGTTGCTATACAGAATTTCCCCCTCTctaataccttttttttttcccctcctaaCAGAGTACGCAACAGTGCGTGTTAGAAATGATCAATAACAAACATGCTGTCTTAGCATAGTGGCAAAGAGGATAAAAATGGTTTTTACCAACTAGTAACTGGATAAGTAGTTAGCTTAGCTAGCAATTAGTTCAGCACGAGCTGTAATTAATACATTGTGCTGGATGGTTGATTTGGTTAGATGAAAACCGTGTGTTTTTTTAGGCCGGTTTGTTCAGCCTATAAAAGGATATGGAACCTCTTGGTAAAGTGTAACAAGGGAAATGGGATGTTCCAGCGGGTGGAGACGGCCTGGGTGTGGATGCCATATGGAAATGGAGATGGTAATGTGATACTAAATTTGCCGTAGGACACGGCGATAACACCTAATATGCCAGTTCACACCGCAAACACATGAATTGGCTGGGTACTATTATGAAATCATTGTATTTACCTGTAACACACTGCGACGATTATAATACTCATTTTTTCAATATGAGGAAAGAGAAGGTGGGGGGAGGAGAGATGACCATTTTGTCCTCGTCTTCAACCTCTGCCTCTCTTCTCTTCGAGTTTTGTCACCGGCGTGTTTAACCATGAGCATCGTAGGATGGCCGCCGGGTTGGATCTGGGGCGGCGAGTAGCGCATGCAGCTGGGGTGGATCGTGCGCAGATGCAGATGAGGGAGGGGTGGCACATGTGCCACAGGTGGGCAGGCGACTCGTGTAACACCTCGTGTTGTTGACACTCTAAAGATACCAATGAGAAGTGGTAATGATGTTTggagcaaaaagaaagaaatttgaCTCAAAGTCAAATCTGAGCTAAATTTAGCCAAAATTGCAATTTGgagatttaaatttggaaaaatttagcaaaaatatgaagttgaggctTGAGGAAGTTTAGAACTCAAGGGAATGAAATTGGGCATTAAATTAAGTCCCAAACTCctcaagaaatgcaattgaaaaCAATAAACAGATGAGTACTATTCATTATCCGAAAACAGgaaaattcaacaaaatattATGAGTATCCACTTTGGAAATTGATTCCTGCCATATTTTCCAAGTAAATAGACAGAAGCATCTGAACAGAAGTGGAATATAATCTTTGGACAAGTTTattagggtgttgttgatcaggaatagtgaaggaataaaatttaaattgaggctcaaagtcagcactctggCCCTTTTCGGCCTAACTACTGAACTGCACTTTTCccaagtctgaaaacagtaGCAAGTGGCTATGTTTGGAACAAAATTCAGAGAAAAATAGTGCAAGAGGTATAGGAGtttatgtgcaaaatggaatccctgttagttgtagagcatgaatggTTAGTGGTTGGACTATATGGGATGAGTTTGTGCCACTGAAAATGAATCAAAAGAAGGGTAAATGGCCATGAACAGGGCCTGTCGAACTGAATCAGGGAGTTCAGAACATTTTAGTTTTGCCCGAGAGAGAAACTCAAAAATGTCGACCTTGGGATATTTATCTCGGGTGAAAGCTTATATATGAATTAAAGTGCTTGAGTTTATCTccaagtttgcttaaaggactTTGGGACCGTCAAATTCAAAATCGGCCGTGTGAAAAGTCTGAATTTTCGGATGAAAGaaagggggggagggggggaagAAAAACCAGCGTCTTCACCCGTCATCCAGCTCGGCGCCtagggccacctcctcaccacgcaagcctacgactaggccacggtgtcgcccatgcgtgcGGTGAATTTTCgcatatctaccgctcccgccgtcgcctTTACCGTGCtgtttttaccgccgccagtcGAGCTCCTGCCGCCAGGCAAAATTCCACCGCTTCACTGCCTCTCGCGCCGATTCCTTTCACCCACATCTCCACCAACACCTGCCTGACCACCGTGTCTACTCGTTGTCCCACTTCCCCACCGGCGAGCTCTTAGCCGCCGCTGTTTCTGTCCGTCGCCGCCAAGCTCCCTGCTCACGTTGAGCTCTCCCTTGCCGTCGCTTTCCTTCCTTGTGGTAAGCCGTGGGTAAGTTCTTAGGTCACTAGGAAGCTATAGAGGTAGTTAAAGAGCCGAGTGGTGCCGttgccgtgcttggccacggccggccatcggtcaagccgcccgccgccgtggagaggctAGTTCCGACTGTCTTTCGGggagccgccgcctcccacgaGTGCGCTGAGGCTTGGGGATGTCTCACcagcccggccccgtcgccggtggggcaCCGGCCGTtgagccgcaccgccccctgccGCGCTCTGTTTTGGCGCGAGGTAGGAGAAGGAGCTGGCGCCGGGGGCCCGCACGTCAGAAGGAGAGAAGGGAAAGAGAAGGAGGGCGTGCGGCTGAAATCGAGCCGTAGAGAGGTCGCGGGCCGAGGCGCAGCGGAAGCCCAGGGAAAGTTGGGCCAGTCAACAGGCCGGGCGCCGGagggagaaaggaaaaagaaaggtgggCCGGTGGGCCGGCAGAGGATTAGGAAAGAAGGAGGGAAGTGAAATCAGCCCAGTGGGCCCGGCAGTGAGAGAAGTGGCCGGCGGgtaagagagagaggaggagaaagtGGACCCGAGCTGCGGGCCCAGCacgagtgagagagggtagagaggaggCGAGTAAGAAAAGTTGGGCCGGGGGTTTAGGGATAAATTTAGGTTTTCCTTTTAGTAGAGTAATAGATTAAATTCgtttttcaccatttaaatcatagaaatttctaggagtgtccaaaattagtgaaaccaattttgttagcattgttttattttcctttatgcattaaaattcttataccttaggaaaaataataaaatttaggtatttgtttaatgccttttcattaaggtatttaaataaatacttaacctttattaaatgcataaaatatggaataatattttcatattcacaaattattacta harbors:
- the LOC117846495 gene encoding SEC12-like protein 1, with the translated sequence MGSGGGEEASAAGGGKVACAAWIRRRDEKAAAARVFAAHARAGAAGSLPAVEVLGFDSKECSLSPEPLARAVLGEGGAGDAPHGIAVHPAGDELVCATAKGCRLFKLIFEEFTVRIIPRDAPPLESVGPQKCLAFSTDGAKFAIGGEDGHLRIFHWPTMNVLLDEPKAHKSFRDMDISLDSEFLVSTSIDGSARIWKIDEGTPLVNLTRSSDEKIECCRFSRDGMKPFLFCTVAKGSKVVTVVWNISDWKRIGYKRLLGKPISTLSVSLDGKYLALGSHDGDFCAVDVKKMEVSHWSKKAHLGSPVTSIEFCPTERVVISTSNQWGAELTKLNVPADWKEWQVWLVLLALFLASAVLFYMFYERSDSFWKFPMGRHQPAKPWSVLKESPPVPEDQTPW